In one Streptomyces sp. T12 genomic region, the following are encoded:
- a CDS encoding aminoglycoside phosphotransferase family protein: protein MAFEPPQRLVRALGETAPDGDDWLEKLPEAAHQAVALRELTVERVQMPGGRSSLVVLVRRPDGTPAVLKLAPPRARPESERAALAHWGGLGAVQLLEPFTTEGVLLLERLRPDLSVRSLPEAKALLEAAGTLRRLWVEPPAEHPFETVAERTGRQAEAMRMTASAQAEVAALVDAALAAREELLAAPPERRLLHGTFRQSKVLAGERMPWLAVGPDPVVGECAFDLARLVRDRVEDLIASPSGAATTRRRVKRLAESLEVDQERLRGWTLFRAVESGVRALRVGRPKDAELLLEFAGWL from the coding sequence ATGGCTTTCGAACCGCCGCAGCGTCTGGTCAGGGCGCTCGGTGAGACGGCACCGGACGGTGACGACTGGTTGGAGAAGCTGCCGGAGGCGGCCCACCAGGCCGTCGCGCTACGCGAGTTGACCGTTGAGCGGGTGCAGATGCCGGGCGGCCGCAGCAGCCTGGTGGTCCTGGTGCGGCGCCCTGATGGGACCCCCGCCGTACTGAAGCTCGCCCCGCCCCGGGCCCGCCCGGAGAGCGAGCGGGCGGCGCTGGCGCACTGGGGCGGTCTGGGCGCCGTGCAGCTGCTGGAGCCCTTCACGACCGAGGGTGTGCTGCTGTTGGAGCGGCTGCGTCCGGATCTGTCGGTGCGGTCGTTGCCGGAGGCGAAGGCGCTGCTGGAGGCGGCGGGGACGTTGCGGCGGCTGTGGGTGGAGCCCCCGGCCGAGCACCCCTTCGAGACGGTGGCCGAGCGGACCGGGCGGCAGGCCGAGGCGATGCGGATGACCGCGTCGGCGCAAGCCGAGGTGGCGGCGCTGGTCGATGCCGCGCTCGCGGCCCGCGAGGAGCTGTTGGCCGCGCCGCCTGAGCGGCGGTTGCTGCACGGGACGTTTCGGCAGAGCAAGGTGCTGGCCGGGGAGCGGATGCCGTGGCTGGCGGTGGGGCCGGACCCGGTGGTGGGTGAGTGCGCGTTCGATCTGGCTCGGCTGGTGCGGGATCGGGTGGAGGATCTGATTGCCTCGCCTTCGGGGGCGGCGACCACGCGGCGGCGGGTGAAGCGGCTTGCGGAGTCGTTGGAGGTGGATCAGGAGCGGTTGCGGGGGTGGACGTTGTTCCGGGCCGTGGAGTCAGGGGTTCGGGCGCTTCGGGTGGGGCGGCCCAAGGATGCGGAGCTGTTGCTGGAATTCGCCGGGTGGCTTTAG
- a CDS encoding ferritin-like domain-containing protein translates to MSKTKKKQQLTALQAALAAEHAAVYGYGVVGGRIREGRRSEARAAYDAHRARRDALAREVRDLGAEPAAASAAYALPFPVQDSATAVRLAAELEDRVAAVYSDLVRATEGELRGTAAEALREAAVRAVRWRGESVAFPGLAERAAAASASAAPTA, encoded by the coding sequence GTGAGCAAGACGAAGAAGAAGCAGCAGCTGACGGCGCTGCAGGCGGCGCTCGCCGCCGAGCACGCGGCGGTGTACGGGTACGGCGTCGTCGGCGGCCGGATCCGCGAGGGACGGCGCTCCGAGGCACGCGCGGCGTACGACGCGCACCGGGCGCGGCGGGACGCGCTGGCGCGCGAGGTGCGCGACCTGGGCGCCGAGCCGGCCGCCGCGAGCGCCGCGTACGCGCTGCCGTTCCCGGTGCAGGACTCGGCCACGGCTGTCCGGCTCGCCGCCGAACTCGAGGACCGGGTGGCCGCGGTGTACTCCGACCTGGTGCGGGCAACAGAGGGTGAGTTGCGGGGCACGGCCGCCGAGGCGCTGCGGGAGGCTGCGGTGCGTGCGGTGCGCTGGCGGGGCGAGAGCGTAGCCTTCCCTGGGCTCGCCGAGCGGGCGGCCGCCGCGTCGGCATCGGCGGCGCCCACGGCGTGA
- the rimP gene encoding ribosome maturation factor RimP produces the protein MSTTQSERLRELLEPLVTSQGLDLEEIAVDSVGRKRVLRVVVDSDAGADLDQIADVSRALSAKLDETDAMGEGEYTLEVGTPGAERLLTEHRHYVRAVDRLVKFQLAEGGELVARILKVDDEGLDLEVPGVKGRKATSRRVGFPEIDKARVQVEFNRKDSKNEKEEEA, from the coding sequence ATGAGCACCACCCAGAGCGAGAGGCTGCGAGAACTGCTCGAACCGCTCGTCACCTCCCAGGGCCTGGATCTCGAAGAGATCGCGGTGGACTCGGTCGGACGCAAGCGAGTGCTGCGCGTCGTCGTCGACTCCGACGCCGGGGCGGACCTGGACCAGATCGCCGATGTGAGCCGTGCGCTCTCGGCGAAGCTCGACGAGACGGACGCGATGGGCGAGGGCGAGTACACCCTCGAGGTCGGCACCCCGGGCGCGGAGCGCCTCCTCACGGAACACCGGCACTACGTACGTGCCGTCGACCGGCTGGTGAAGTTCCAACTGGCCGAGGGCGGCGAGCTGGTGGCCAGGATTCTGAAGGTCGACGACGAAGGCCTCGACCTCGAAGTGCCCGGAGTGAAGGGCCGCAAGGCCACCTCCCGCAGAGTCGGCTTCCCGGAGATCGACAAGGCGCGCGTGCAGGTCGAGTTCAACCGCAAGGACAGCAAGAACGAGAAGGAAGAGGAGGCGTAG
- the nusA gene encoding transcription termination factor NusA — protein sequence MDIDMSALRGLVREKEISFPLLVEAIESALLIAYHRTEGSRRHARVELNRETGHVTVWAKEDPEDLEEGQEAREFDDTPSGFGRIAATTAKQVILQRLRDAEDDATLGEYAGREGDIVTGVVQQGRDPKNVLVDIGKLEAILPVQEQVPGETYPHGMRIRSYVVRVAKGVRGPSVTLSRTHPNLVKKLFALEVPEIADGSVEIAAIAREAGHRTKIAVRSTRSGLNAKGACIGPMGGRVRNVMGELNGEKIDIVDWSDDPAEMVANALSPARVSKVEVVDMAARSARVTVPDYQLSLAIGKEGQNARLAARLTGWRIDIRPDTEQAGE from the coding sequence GTGGACATCGACATGAGTGCCCTGCGGGGCTTGGTACGGGAGAAGGAGATCTCCTTCCCCCTGCTGGTCGAGGCGATCGAGTCGGCCCTCCTCATCGCCTACCACCGCACCGAGGGAAGCCGCCGCCACGCGCGCGTGGAGCTGAACCGGGAGACCGGCCATGTGACCGTGTGGGCGAAGGAGGATCCCGAGGACCTCGAGGAGGGCCAGGAGGCCCGCGAGTTCGACGACACCCCGTCCGGCTTCGGCCGTATCGCCGCCACCACCGCCAAGCAGGTCATCCTGCAGCGGCTGCGCGACGCCGAGGACGACGCGACGCTCGGCGAGTACGCGGGGCGTGAGGGCGACATCGTCACCGGCGTGGTCCAGCAGGGCCGCGACCCGAAGAACGTGCTCGTGGACATCGGCAAGCTGGAGGCCATCCTCCCGGTGCAGGAGCAGGTCCCGGGCGAGACCTACCCGCACGGGATGCGGATCCGGTCGTACGTCGTGCGAGTGGCGAAGGGCGTCCGTGGCCCGTCCGTCACCCTGTCGCGCACGCACCCCAATCTGGTGAAGAAGCTCTTCGCGCTGGAGGTGCCGGAGATCGCCGACGGCTCCGTCGAGATCGCCGCCATCGCCCGTGAGGCAGGTCACCGCACCAAGATCGCCGTCCGGTCCACCCGCAGCGGCCTGAACGCCAAGGGCGCCTGTATCGGCCCCATGGGCGGTCGTGTGCGCAATGTCATGGGCGAGCTGAACGGCGAGAAGATCGACATCGTCGACTGGTCGGACGACCCGGCCGAGATGGTGGCGAACGCCTTGTCGCCGGCCCGGGTCTCCAAGGTGGAGGTCGTGGACATGGCGGCCCGCTCGGCGCGCGTGACCGTGCCCGACTACCAGCTGTCGCTGGCGATCGGGAAGGAAGGGCAGAACGCCCGACTCGCGGCCCGGCTCACCGGCTGGCGGATCGACATCCGCCCGGACACCGAGCAGGCCGGGGAATAG
- a CDS encoding YlxR family protein — MSGRTRVRACPERTCVGCRERAAKADLLRIVAIKDECVPDPRGTLPGRGAYVHPALVCLDQAVRRRAFTRALRAPGALDIKALRQYVEQTTVAEQATP, encoded by the coding sequence GTGTCTGGCCGGACACGCGTCCGCGCATGCCCTGAACGCACCTGTGTGGGGTGCCGGGAGCGAGCGGCCAAGGCTGATCTGCTGCGCATCGTGGCGATCAAGGACGAATGCGTCCCTGATCCTCGCGGTACGCTGCCCGGCCGGGGTGCGTACGTACACCCCGCACTGGTCTGTCTCGACCAGGCGGTACGCCGCCGGGCGTTCACGCGGGCTTTGCGCGCCCCGGGAGCGCTCGACATTAAGGCGTTGCGCCAGTACGTCGAGCAGACAACAGTTGCTGAGCAGGCAACACCGTAA
- the infB gene encoding translation initiation factor IF-2, whose product MAKVRVYELAKEFGVESKVVMAKLQELGEFVRSASSTIEAPVVRKLTDALQQGNGGGKPAPARKAAPAKPAAPSPAQAARPAAPRPPAPKPAAAEKPAAPAAPAAPGPRPTPGPKPAPRPAPASPAPTTPEFTAPPSAPAAPAASQGQGSGPRPGAPRPAGQAPRPGAPRPGGQGGQGRGDRGDRPGAPRPGGGAPRPGARPAGPRPGNNPFTSGGSTGMARPQAPRPGGAPRPGGPGGAGAPGGAPRPQGQGGPRPQGAGGGPRPQAPGGARPTPGGMPRPQGGPRPGGGPGGPRPNPGMMPQRPAAGPRPGGGGPGGRGPGGGGRPGGGGGGRPGGGGFAGRPGGGGGGGFAGRPGGPGGGGGGGFAGRPGGPGGGGGGRPGFGGRPGGPGGRGGTQGAFGRPGGPARRGRKSKRQRRQEYEAMQAPSVGGVMLPRGNGESIRLSRGASLTDFAEKINANPASLVAVMMNLGEMVTATQSVSDETLQLLAGEMNYTVQIVSPEEEDRELLESFDIEFGEDEGDEEDLVVRPPVVTVMGHVDHGKTRLLDAIRKTNVIAGEAGGITQHIGAYQVSTEVNEEERKITFIDTPGHEAFTAMRARGAKSTDIAILVVAANDGVMPQTVEALNHAKAADVPIVVAVNKIDVEGADPTKVRGQLTEYGLVAEEYGGDTMFVDISAKQGLHIDSLLEAVVLTADASLDLRANPVQDAQGISIESRLDRGRGAVATVLVQRGTLRVGDTMVVGDAYGRVRAMLDDNGNNVAEAGPSTPVQVLGLTNVPGAGDNFLVVEEDRTARQIAEKRAARERNAAFAKRTRRVSLEDLDKVLKAGEVQQLNLIIKGDASGSVEALESSLLQLDVGEEVDIRVLHRGVGAVTESDIDLAMGSDAIVIGFNVRAAGRAAQMAEREGVDVRYYSVIYQAIEEIEAALKGMLKPEYEEVELGTAEIREVFKSSKLGNIAGVLIRSGEVKRNTKARLVRDGKVIAENLNIEGLRRFKDDVTEIREGYEGGINLGNFNDIKVDDVIATYEMREKPRA is encoded by the coding sequence GTGGCTAAGGTCCGGGTATACGAACTCGCCAAGGAGTTCGGGGTTGAGAGCAAGGTCGTCATGGCCAAGCTCCAGGAACTCGGTGAATTCGTCCGTTCGGCGTCTTCGACTATCGAAGCGCCCGTCGTCCGTAAGTTGACGGACGCCCTCCAGCAGGGCAACGGAGGCGGCAAGCCCGCCCCCGCCCGCAAGGCTGCCCCGGCGAAGCCGGCGGCCCCCTCTCCGGCGCAGGCTGCCCGTCCGGCCGCCCCGCGCCCGCCAGCCCCCAAGCCGGCCGCCGCCGAGAAGCCCGCGGCTCCCGCCGCGCCGGCCGCTCCCGGCCCCCGTCCCACTCCGGGCCCGAAGCCCGCGCCGCGGCCCGCCCCGGCGTCCCCGGCTCCGACCACGCCCGAGTTCACGGCACCCCCGTCGGCTCCCGCCGCCCCGGCCGCCTCTCAGGGCCAGGGCTCCGGCCCGCGTCCGGGCGCCCCGCGTCCGGCCGGCCAGGCGCCGCGTCCCGGCGCTCCGCGTCCGGGTGGTCAGGGCGGCCAGGGCCGTGGTGACCGCGGCGACCGTCCCGGCGCTCCGCGTCCGGGTGGCGGCGCCCCGCGTCCCGGTGCCCGTCCGGCCGGTCCCCGTCCGGGCAACAACCCGTTCACCTCTGGTGGCTCCACCGGCATGGCGCGCCCGCAGGCGCCCCGTCCGGGCGGCGCCCCGCGTCCCGGCGGCCCGGGTGGCGCCGGTGCTCCCGGCGGCGCTCCGCGTCCGCAGGGTCAGGGTGGTCCCCGTCCCCAGGGCGCCGGCGGCGGTCCCCGTCCGCAGGCTCCGGGCGGTGCGCGTCCCACCCCGGGCGGTATGCCTCGTCCGCAGGGCGGTCCCCGTCCCGGCGGCGGTCCCGGCGGCCCGCGTCCGAACCCCGGCATGATGCCGCAGCGTCCGGCTGCCGGCCCGCGTCCCGGCGGCGGTGGCCCCGGTGGCCGTGGTCCCGGTGGCGGCGGTCGCCCCGGTGGCGGTGGCGGCGGTCGTCCGGGCGGCGGCGGCTTCGCCGGTCGTCCCGGTGGCGGCGGTGGCGGCGGCTTCGCCGGTCGTCCCGGCGGTCCCGGTGGCGGTGGCGGCGGCGGCTTCGCCGGTCGTCCGGGTGGTCCCGGCGGTGGCGGCGGTGGCCGTCCCGGCTTCGGCGGTCGTCCCGGCGGTCCCGGTGGCCGTGGTGGCACGCAGGGTGCCTTCGGTCGTCCCGGTGGTCCCGCGCGTCGTGGCCGCAAGTCGAAGCGGCAGAGGCGCCAGGAGTACGAGGCCATGCAGGCCCCGTCGGTCGGCGGCGTGATGCTGCCTCGCGGCAACGGCGAGTCCATTCGCCTGTCGCGCGGTGCGTCGCTCACCGACTTCGCGGAGAAGATCAACGCCAACCCGGCGTCGCTCGTCGCGGTCATGATGAACCTCGGCGAGATGGTCACGGCCACGCAGTCCGTCTCCGACGAGACGCTGCAGCTCCTCGCCGGCGAGATGAACTACACGGTTCAGATCGTCAGCCCCGAGGAGGAGGACCGCGAGCTGCTCGAGTCCTTCGACATCGAGTTCGGCGAGGACGAGGGCGACGAGGAAGACCTGGTGGTCCGTCCGCCGGTCGTCACCGTCATGGGTCACGTCGACCACGGTAAGACCCGACTGCTCGACGCCATCCGCAAGACGAACGTCATCGCGGGCGAGGCCGGCGGCATCACCCAGCACATCGGTGCCTACCAGGTATCGACCGAGGTCAACGAAGAAGAGCGCAAGATCACCTTCATCGACACCCCGGGTCACGAGGCGTTCACCGCCATGCGTGCCCGTGGTGCGAAGTCGACCGACATCGCGATCCTGGTCGTCGCGGCCAACGACGGCGTCATGCCGCAGACGGTCGAGGCGCTCAACCACGCCAAGGCGGCCGACGTCCCGATCGTCGTCGCGGTCAACAAGATCGACGTCGAGGGTGCCGACCCGACCAAGGTGCGCGGTCAGCTGACCGAGTACGGCCTGGTGGCCGAGGAGTACGGCGGCGACACGATGTTCGTCGACATCTCCGCCAAGCAGGGTCTGCACATCGACTCCCTGCTGGAGGCCGTGGTCCTCACGGCCGACGCCTCGCTCGACCTGCGGGCCAACCCGGTCCAGGACGCGCAGGGCATCTCGATCGAGTCCCGTCTCGACCGCGGCCGCGGTGCCGTGGCGACGGTCCTCGTCCAGCGAGGCACGCTGCGGGTCGGCGACACGATGGTCGTGGGCGACGCCTACGGTCGCGTGCGCGCCATGCTCGACGACAACGGCAACAACGTCGCCGAGGCCGGCCCGTCGACGCCGGTGCAGGTCCTGGGCCTCACCAACGTCCCGGGTGCGGGCGACAACTTCCTCGTGGTCGAGGAGGACCGTACGGCCCGCCAGATCGCGGAGAAGCGTGCCGCTCGCGAGCGCAACGCGGCCTTCGCGAAGCGCACGCGCCGCGTGTCGCTGGAGGACCTGGACAAGGTGCTGAAGGCCGGCGAGGTCCAGCAGCTGAACCTGATCATCAAGGGCGACGCTTCTGGTTCCGTCGAGGCACTCGAGTCCTCCCTGCTCCAGCTGGACGTCGGCGAAGAGGTCGACATCCGCGTCCTGCACCGCGGCGTCGGTGCGGTCACGGAGTCCGACATCGACCTGGCGATGGGCTCGGACGCCATCGTGATCGGCTTCAACGTCCGTGCGGCCGGTCGTGCCGCGCAGATGGCCGAGCGCGAGGGCGTGGACGTCCGCTACTACTCGGTCATCTACCAGGCGATCGAGGAGATCGAGGCGGCCCTCAAGGGCATGCTCAAGCCGGAGTACGAAGAGGTCGAGCTCGGTACGGCGGAGATCCGCGAGGTCTTCAAGTCGTCCAAGCTGGGCAACATCGCGGGTGTTCTCATCCGCTCCGGCGAGGTCAAGCGCAACACCAAGGCGCGCCTCGTCCGCGATGGCAAGGTCATCGCGGAGAACCTCAACATCGAGGGTCTGCGTCGCTTCAAGGACGACGTCACCGAGATCCGCGAAGGCTACGAGGGTGGTATCAACCTCGGAAACTTCAACGACATCAAGGTCGACGACGTCATCGCGACGTACGAGATGCGCGAGAAGCCGCGGGCGTAA
- a CDS encoding DUF503 domain-containing protein yields the protein MYVGTLSFDLLLGDVRSLKEKRSVVRPIVAELQRKYAVSAAEVDNLDLYRRAEIGIAAVSGDAAHLTDVLDRCERLVAGRPEVELLSVRRRFHGDHDD from the coding sequence ATGTACGTGGGGACGCTGTCCTTCGACCTGCTCCTCGGCGACGTACGGTCGCTGAAGGAGAAGCGCTCCGTCGTCCGCCCGATCGTCGCCGAGCTCCAGCGCAAGTACGCGGTGAGCGCGGCCGAGGTGGACAACCTGGACCTCTACCGGCGGGCCGAGATCGGCATCGCCGCGGTGTCCGGTGACGCGGCGCACCTCACCGACGTACTGGACCGGTGCGAACGGCTGGTCGCCGGGCGTCCCGAAGTGGAACTGCTGTCGGTACGGCGGCGCTTCCACGGTGACCACGACGACTGA
- the rbfA gene encoding 30S ribosome-binding factor RbfA: protein MADNARAKRLADLIREVVAQKLQRGIKDPRLGSHVTITDTRVTGDLREATVFYTVYGDDEERAAAAAGLESAKGVLRSAVGAAAGVKFTPTLAFVADALPDTARTIDDLLDKARQSDEKVREASAGAKYAGEADPYRKPGSDGESDSTAETDGDTAE from the coding sequence GTGGCCGACAACGCGCGGGCTAAAAGGCTGGCGGACCTCATCCGAGAGGTGGTGGCCCAGAAGCTGCAGCGCGGGATCAAGGACCCGCGGCTCGGCTCGCATGTCACCATCACGGACACCCGCGTCACGGGTGACCTGCGGGAGGCGACCGTCTTCTACACGGTGTACGGGGACGACGAGGAGCGGGCGGCCGCGGCCGCCGGACTGGAGAGCGCCAAGGGCGTGCTCCGCTCGGCCGTCGGGGCGGCCGCGGGCGTGAAGTTCACGCCGACCCTCGCCTTCGTCGCCGACGCCCTGCCGGACACCGCACGCACCATCGATGACCTCCTCGACAAGGCGCGCCAGTCCGACGAGAAGGTGCGCGAGGCGTCCGCGGGCGCGAAGTACGCCGGTGAGGCCGACCCGTACCGCAAGCCGGGTTCCGACGGCGAGTCGGACAGCACTGCCGAGACGGACGGCGACACCGCGGAATGA
- the truB gene encoding tRNA pseudouridine(55) synthase TruB: MTQKHTTPDGLVIVDKPSGFTSHDVVAKMRGIARTRRVGHAGTLDPMATGVLVLGVEKATKLLGHLALTEKEYLGTIRLGQTTVTDDAEGEITGSVDASKVTRDGIDAGIAKLTGDIMQVPSKVSAIKINGVRSYKRARDGEDFEIPARPVTVSSFSVYDIRDAVADDGTAVLDLVVSVVCSSGTYIRALARDLGADLGVGGHLTALRRTRVGPYKLDAAKTLDQLQQELTVMPIAEAAAAAFPRWDVDARRARLLTNGVRLDMPDEYAGSGPVAVFDPEGRFLALVEQHKGKAKSLAIFG, translated from the coding sequence ATGACGCAGAAGCACACCACGCCCGACGGCCTTGTCATCGTCGACAAGCCGTCGGGCTTCACTTCGCACGACGTGGTCGCCAAGATGCGCGGCATCGCGCGCACCCGCCGCGTCGGGCACGCCGGCACCCTCGACCCCATGGCGACGGGCGTCCTCGTCCTCGGCGTCGAGAAGGCGACCAAGCTCCTCGGTCATCTGGCCCTGACCGAGAAGGAGTACCTCGGCACCATCCGCCTGGGCCAGACCACGGTCACCGACGACGCCGAGGGCGAGATCACGGGGTCGGTCGACGCCTCGAAGGTCACCCGTGACGGCATCGACGCCGGGATCGCCAAGCTGACCGGCGACATCATGCAGGTGCCGTCCAAGGTCAGCGCCATCAAGATCAACGGCGTGCGTTCCTACAAGCGGGCGCGGGACGGCGAGGACTTCGAGATCCCGGCGCGGCCGGTCACCGTCTCGTCCTTCTCGGTGTACGACATCCGGGACGCCGTCGCCGACGACGGCACCGCCGTCCTCGACCTGGTCGTGTCGGTGGTCTGCTCCTCCGGTACGTACATCCGTGCCCTGGCCCGTGACCTCGGCGCCGACCTGGGCGTCGGCGGCCATCTCACGGCGCTGCGCCGCACCCGCGTCGGCCCCTACAAGCTGGACGCCGCCAAGACCCTGGACCAGCTCCAGCAGGAGCTGACCGTGATGCCCATCGCCGAGGCCGCCGCGGCCGCGTTCCCGCGCTGGGACGTGGATGCCAGGCGCGCCCGGCTGCTCACGAACGGGGTCCGCCTCGACATGCCCGACGAGTACGCGGGCTCCGGCCCCGTCGCCGTCTTCGACCCCGAGGGCCGTTTCCTGGCGCTCGTGGAGCAGCACAAGGGCAAGGCGAAGAGCCTCGCCATCTTCGGCTGA